The Falco naumanni isolate bFalNau1 chromosome 1, bFalNau1.pat, whole genome shotgun sequence genome window below encodes:
- the LAP3 gene encoding cytosol aminopeptidase: MLLPWARGLGARCLSRQLPLACGAPLRERAARGPRRRREGEGAAGGLVLGIYSSEKDEGPAQFTSAGDAFDRLVSGKLRELLAVCGPPLKKGKTRIFHGLHQDFPSVVVVGLGKKNAGVNDQENWDEGKENIRAAVAAGCRHIQDLEIPCVEVDPCGDAQAAAEGSVLGLHEYNELKQKKKLVVTPQLHGSAESEAWQKGVIYAEGQNLARYLMEAPANYITPIKFAEQIEQKLRSFSNVKVHIRPESWIATHQMGAFLSVAKGSAEPPIFLEIHYLGGANTNDSPLVFVGKGVTFDSGGISLKPSSGMDAMRADMGGAATICSAIVTAAALNLPLNIIGLAPLCENMPSGKANKPGDVVRAKNGKTIQVDNTDAEGRLLLADALCYAHNFNARAIVNAATLTGAMDVALGSAATGVFTNSSWLWTHLYEASILTGDRVWRMPLFEHYTKQVTDCPLADLSNIGKYSRAGGACTAAAFLKEFVTASHWAHLDIAGVMSNKDEVPYLRKGMAGRPTRTLVEFAARLSQDSHNTK; the protein is encoded by the exons GGTCTTGTTCTGGGAATCTACTCAAGTGAAAAGGATGAAGGTCCTGCCCAGTTCACTAGTGCAGGAGATGCTTTTGACAGACTTGTGTCTGGAAAGCTGAGAGAACTTCTGGCTGT ATGTGGGCCACCTttgaagaaaggcaaaacacGCATATTCCATGGTTTGCATCAG GACTTTCCAAGTGTGGTTGTAGTTGGCTTGGGTAAGAAGAATGCTGGAGTAAATGACCAAGAAAACTGGgatgaaggcaaagaaaatattcGTGCAGCTGTTGCAG CTGGCTGTAGACACATCCAGGATCTGGAGATCCCTTGTGTTGAAGTAGACCCCTGTGGAGATGCTCAGGCGGCTGCAGAAGGCTCTGTCCTTGGATTGCATGAATATAATGagctgaagcaaaaaaagaaacttgtaGTTACTCCTCAGCTTCATGGAAG TGCTGAAAGTGAAGCCTGGCAAAAAGGTGTTATCTACGCTGAGGGTCAGAACCTCGCTCGGTACCTTATGGAGGCTCCAGCTAATTATATAACTCCAATCAAATTTGCCGAACAAATCGAACAGAAGCTTAGAAGTTTCAGCAATGTGAAGGTCCATATAAG acCAGAGTCTTGGATAGCAACACATCAGATGGGAGCATTCCTGAGTGTAGCTAAGGGTTCTGCTGAACCTCCCATCTTTTTGGAGATTCACTATTTAGGTGGTGCTAATACAAATGACTCCCCATTGGTATTTGTAGGAAAAGGAGTTACATTTGACAG TGGTGGCATTTCACTGAAGCCATCATCTGGTATGGATGCGATGAGAGCAGATATGGGAGGCGCAGCAACTATCTGTTCAGCCAttgtgacagcagcagctttaaATCTACCTCTTAATATAATTG gTTTGGCACCCCTCTGTGAAAATATGCCCAGCGGCAAGGCAAACAAGCCTGGGGATGTAGTTAGAGCCAAGAATGGAAAAACAATACAG GTAGATAACACAGATGCAGAAGGAAGACTGCTGTTAGCTGATGCTCTCTGTTATGCCCACAATTTTAATGCAAGGGCTATTGTGAATGCTGCAACGTTAACAG GTGCCATGGATGTTGCGTTGGGGTCTGCTGCGACTGGAGTGTTCACAAACTCATCTTGGCTTTGGACTCACCTTTATGAA GCCAGCATTTTGACAGGAGACAGGGTTTGGAGAATGCCTCTCTTTGAACATTACACAAAACAAGTAACAGACTGTCCTCTTGCAGATCTGAGTAACATTGGAAAGTATAGCAG agctggaggagcatgcacagctgctgcattcCTGAAAGAATTTGTGACTGCCTCTCACTGGGCTCATTTAGATATAGCTGGTGTGATGTCGAATAAAGATGAGGTGCCCTATCTTCGAAAAGGCATGGCAGGGCGGCCTACAAGAACACTAGTAGAGTTTGCAGCTCGATTAAGTCAAGACAGTCACAATACCAAATAA